From Oreochromis aureus strain Israel breed Guangdong linkage group 4, ZZ_aureus, whole genome shotgun sequence, a single genomic window includes:
- the LOC116326869 gene encoding protein Hook homolog 2 isoform X1, whose product MSLDKAKLCDSLLTWLQTFQVPSCNSKHDLTSGVAIAHVLHRIDPSWFNETWLGRIKEESGANWRLKVSNLKKILKSMMEYYHDVLGHQVSDEHMPDVNLIGEMGDVTELGKLVQLVLGCAVSCEKKQEQIQQIMTLEESVQHVVMTAIQELLSKEPSSEPGSPETYGDFDYQSRKYYFLSEEADEKDDLSQRCRDLEHQLSVALEEKMSLQAETRSLKEKLSLSESLDASTTAITGKKLLLLQSQMEQLQEENYRLENGRDDMRVRAEILEREVAELQLRNEELTSLAQEAQALKDEMDILRHSSDRVNQLEAMVETYKRKLEDLGDLRRQVRLLEERNTVYMQRTCELEEELRRANAVRSQLDTYKRQAHELHTKHSAEAMKAEKWQFEYKNLHDKYDALLKEKERLIAERDTLRETNDELRCAQVQQRYLSGAGGLCGSGDTVENLAAEIMPTEIKETVVRLQSENKMLCVQEETYRQKLVEVQAELEEAQRSKNGLETQNRLNQQQISELRSQVEELQKALQEQDSKNEDAISSLLKKKLEEHLEKLHEAQSDLQKKKEVIDDLEPKVDSNMAKKIDELQEILRKKDEDMKQMEQRYKRYVEKARTVIKTLDPKQQPVTPDVQALKNQLTEKERRIQHLEHDYEKSRARHDQEEKLIISAWYKMGMALHQKVSGERLGSSNQAMSFLAQQRQLINARRGLTRHHPR is encoded by the exons ATGAGTCTGGATAAGGCGAAGCTGTGTGATTCACTGTTAACCTGG TTACAGACATTTCAGGTGCCATCATGCAACAGCAAGCATGACCTGACAAGCGGAGTGGCCATTGCACACGTACTGCACAGAAT AGACCCTTCTTGGTTTAATGAGACATGGCTAGGCAGGATCAAGGAGGAGAGCGGGGCCAACTGGCGCCTCAAG GtcagcaacttgaaaaagattCTGAAAAGCATGATGGAATATTATCACGAT GTGCTCGGTCACCAGGTGTCTGATGAGCATATGCCAGACGTGAACCTGATAGGAGAGATGGGAGATGTCACAGAACTGGGAAAGCTGGTACAGCTCGTGTTGGGTTGTGCAGTCAGCTGCGAGAAGAAACAAG AGCAAATCCAGCAGATAATGACACTCGAGGAATCTGTCCAGCATGTTGTGATGACTGCCATTCAGGAA ctCTTATCAAAGGAGCCGTCATCTGAACCGGGAAGCCCAGAGACCTACGGGGATTTTGACTATCAG TCCAGGAAGTATTATTTTCTGAGTGAGGAGGCAGACGAGAAGGACGACCTGAGCCAGCGCTGTCGAGACCTTGAACATCAG CTGTCAGTGGCTCTGGAGGAGAAGATGTCCCTGCAGGCAGAGACACGCTCCCTGAAAGAGAAGCTCAGCCTCAGCGAATCTCTGGATGCCTCCACCACTGCCATCACTGgcaagaagctgctgctgctgcagagtcAGATGGAGCAGCTTCAGGAGGAAAACTACAG ACTGGAGAACGGCAGAGACGACATGCGTGTGCGGGCAGAGATACTGGAGCGCGAGGTGGCCGAGCTGCAGCTACGGAACGAAGAGCTGACCAGCCTGGCGCAGGAGGCCCAGGCCCTCAAAGATGAGATGGACATCCTCAG GCACTCGTCTGACCGGGTGAACCAGCTCGAGGCGATGGTGGAGACGTACAAGAGGAAGCTGGAGGACCTGGGAGACCTGCGCAGGCAGGTGCGCCTCCTGGAAGAGCGCAACACCGTGTACATGCAGCGCACGTGcgagctggaggaggagcttCGCAGGGCCAACGCTGTCCGCAGTCAGCTGGACACCTACAAGAGACAG GCTCATGAGCTTCACACCAAGCACTCAGCAGAGGCCATGAAAGCTGAGAAGTGGCAGTTTGAGTACAAGAACCTTCACGACAAGTACGACGCACTGCTGAAGGAGAAAGAA cGTCTGATCGCAGAAAGAGACACACTGCGGGAGACAAACGATGAGCTCAGGTGTGCACAAGTCCAGCAGAGGTATCTCAGTGGAGCAG gaggctTGTGTGGCAGCGGTGACACGGTTGAAAACCTGGCTGCAGAGATCATGCCAACTGAGATCAA GGAGACAGTTGTTCGCCTCCAAAGTGAAAACAAGATGCTGTGCGTCCAGGAGGAGACCTACCGACAGAAACTTGTGGAAGTTCaggctgagctggaggaggCTCAACGCAGCAAGAATGGGCTAGAAACTCAGAACAG GCTGAACCAGCAGCAGATCTCAGAGCTGCGTTCTCAGGTCGAGGAGCTCCAGAAAGCACTCCAGGAGCAGGACAGCAAGAACGAGGAC GCCATC tCGTCCTTATTGAAGAAAAAGCTTGAGGAGCACCT GGAGAAGCTCCACGAGGCCCAGTCAgacctgcaaaagaaaaaagaggtcATTGATGACCTAGAGCCCAAAGTGGACAGCAACA TGGCCAAGAAGATTGATGAACTCCAGGAGATCCTGCGGAAGAAGGACGAGGACATGAAGCAGATGGAGCAGCGATACAAACGCTACGTGGAGAAGGCGAGAACG GTGATCAAAACCCTGGATCCTAAGCAGCAGCCAGTGACTCCTGACGTTCAGGCCCTGAAAAACCAGCtgacagagaaggagagaagaaTCCAGCATCTGGAG CATGATTATGAGAAGAGCAGGGCCAGACACGACCAGGAGGAGAAACTCATCATCAGTGCCTGGTACAAGATG GGAATGGCACTGCATCAGAAAGTGTCTGGTGAGCGGCTGGGTTCCTCCAACCAGGCCATGTCCTTCCTCGCCCAGCAGAGACAACTAATCAACGCAAGGAGGGGCCTGACACGACACCACCCGAGATGA
- the LOC116326869 gene encoding protein Hook homolog 2 isoform X2, whose protein sequence is MSLDKAKLCDSLLTWLQTFQVPSCNSKHDLTSGVAIAHVLHRIDPSWFNETWLGRIKEESGANWRLKVSNLKKILKSMMEYYHDVLGHQVSDEHMPDVNLIGEMGDVTELGKLVQLVLGCAVSCEKKQEQIQQIMTLEESVQHVVMTAIQELLSKEPSSEPGSPETYGDFDYQSRKYYFLSEEADEKDDLSQRCRDLEHQLSVALEEKMSLQAETRSLKEKLSLSESLDASTTAITGKKLLLLQSQMEQLQEENYRLENGRDDMRVRAEILEREVAELQLRNEELTSLAQEAQALKDEMDILRHSSDRVNQLEAMVETYKRKLEDLGDLRRQVRLLEERNTVYMQRTCELEEELRRANAVRSQLDTYKRQAHELHTKHSAEAMKAEKWQFEYKNLHDKYDALLKEKERLIAERDTLRETNDELRCAQVQQRYLSGAGGLCGSGDTVENLAAEIMPTEIKETVVRLQSENKMLCVQEETYRQKLVEVQAELEEAQRSKNGLETQNRLNQQQISELRSQVEELQKALQEQDSKNEDSSLLKKKLEEHLEKLHEAQSDLQKKKEVIDDLEPKVDSNMAKKIDELQEILRKKDEDMKQMEQRYKRYVEKARTVIKTLDPKQQPVTPDVQALKNQLTEKERRIQHLEHDYEKSRARHDQEEKLIISAWYKMGMALHQKVSGERLGSSNQAMSFLAQQRQLINARRGLTRHHPR, encoded by the exons ATGAGTCTGGATAAGGCGAAGCTGTGTGATTCACTGTTAACCTGG TTACAGACATTTCAGGTGCCATCATGCAACAGCAAGCATGACCTGACAAGCGGAGTGGCCATTGCACACGTACTGCACAGAAT AGACCCTTCTTGGTTTAATGAGACATGGCTAGGCAGGATCAAGGAGGAGAGCGGGGCCAACTGGCGCCTCAAG GtcagcaacttgaaaaagattCTGAAAAGCATGATGGAATATTATCACGAT GTGCTCGGTCACCAGGTGTCTGATGAGCATATGCCAGACGTGAACCTGATAGGAGAGATGGGAGATGTCACAGAACTGGGAAAGCTGGTACAGCTCGTGTTGGGTTGTGCAGTCAGCTGCGAGAAGAAACAAG AGCAAATCCAGCAGATAATGACACTCGAGGAATCTGTCCAGCATGTTGTGATGACTGCCATTCAGGAA ctCTTATCAAAGGAGCCGTCATCTGAACCGGGAAGCCCAGAGACCTACGGGGATTTTGACTATCAG TCCAGGAAGTATTATTTTCTGAGTGAGGAGGCAGACGAGAAGGACGACCTGAGCCAGCGCTGTCGAGACCTTGAACATCAG CTGTCAGTGGCTCTGGAGGAGAAGATGTCCCTGCAGGCAGAGACACGCTCCCTGAAAGAGAAGCTCAGCCTCAGCGAATCTCTGGATGCCTCCACCACTGCCATCACTGgcaagaagctgctgctgctgcagagtcAGATGGAGCAGCTTCAGGAGGAAAACTACAG ACTGGAGAACGGCAGAGACGACATGCGTGTGCGGGCAGAGATACTGGAGCGCGAGGTGGCCGAGCTGCAGCTACGGAACGAAGAGCTGACCAGCCTGGCGCAGGAGGCCCAGGCCCTCAAAGATGAGATGGACATCCTCAG GCACTCGTCTGACCGGGTGAACCAGCTCGAGGCGATGGTGGAGACGTACAAGAGGAAGCTGGAGGACCTGGGAGACCTGCGCAGGCAGGTGCGCCTCCTGGAAGAGCGCAACACCGTGTACATGCAGCGCACGTGcgagctggaggaggagcttCGCAGGGCCAACGCTGTCCGCAGTCAGCTGGACACCTACAAGAGACAG GCTCATGAGCTTCACACCAAGCACTCAGCAGAGGCCATGAAAGCTGAGAAGTGGCAGTTTGAGTACAAGAACCTTCACGACAAGTACGACGCACTGCTGAAGGAGAAAGAA cGTCTGATCGCAGAAAGAGACACACTGCGGGAGACAAACGATGAGCTCAGGTGTGCACAAGTCCAGCAGAGGTATCTCAGTGGAGCAG gaggctTGTGTGGCAGCGGTGACACGGTTGAAAACCTGGCTGCAGAGATCATGCCAACTGAGATCAA GGAGACAGTTGTTCGCCTCCAAAGTGAAAACAAGATGCTGTGCGTCCAGGAGGAGACCTACCGACAGAAACTTGTGGAAGTTCaggctgagctggaggaggCTCAACGCAGCAAGAATGGGCTAGAAACTCAGAACAG GCTGAACCAGCAGCAGATCTCAGAGCTGCGTTCTCAGGTCGAGGAGCTCCAGAAAGCACTCCAGGAGCAGGACAGCAAGAACGAGGAC tCGTCCTTATTGAAGAAAAAGCTTGAGGAGCACCT GGAGAAGCTCCACGAGGCCCAGTCAgacctgcaaaagaaaaaagaggtcATTGATGACCTAGAGCCCAAAGTGGACAGCAACA TGGCCAAGAAGATTGATGAACTCCAGGAGATCCTGCGGAAGAAGGACGAGGACATGAAGCAGATGGAGCAGCGATACAAACGCTACGTGGAGAAGGCGAGAACG GTGATCAAAACCCTGGATCCTAAGCAGCAGCCAGTGACTCCTGACGTTCAGGCCCTGAAAAACCAGCtgacagagaaggagagaagaaTCCAGCATCTGGAG CATGATTATGAGAAGAGCAGGGCCAGACACGACCAGGAGGAGAAACTCATCATCAGTGCCTGGTACAAGATG GGAATGGCACTGCATCAGAAAGTGTCTGGTGAGCGGCTGGGTTCCTCCAACCAGGCCATGTCCTTCCTCGCCCAGCAGAGACAACTAATCAACGCAAGGAGGGGCCTGACACGACACCACCCGAGATGA
- the trir gene encoding telomerase RNA component interacting RNase produces the protein MDPKRAHDKPQTSGGGSSEDSSCGSPASPSSSPAQPSSKPMMPGGNVFANDGSFMELFKKKMEEERRKKEMQQTGGDARATEQGQTPVEKKAPPVTSFVGKRRGGVFLKTGIVAKKQKQDTEAEPGKSDAWSKYMAEVKKYKAHQCGDDDKTRPLVK, from the exons ATGGATCCAAAACGCGCACACGACAAACCTCAAACGAGCGGTGGCGGCAGCAGCGAGGACTCCAGCTGCGGGAGCCCCGCGTCCCCCTCGAGCAGCCCCGCACAGCCATCGAGCAAACCCATGATGCCTGGGGGCAACGTGTTCGCTAACGACGGCAGCTTCATGGAGCTGTTCAAGAAGAAGatggaagaggagaggaggaaaaaggagATGCAGCAAACAGGTGGAGATGCCAGAGCCACCGAGCAAGGACAGACACCAGTGGAAAAGAAGGCCCCTCCCGTGACGAGCTTT GTGGGGAAGCGCCGAGGCGGTGTGTTCCTAAAGACCGGCATTGTTGCGAAGAAGCAGAAACAAGACACAGAA GCTGAGCCAGGCAAGAGCGATGCTTGGTCTAAGTACATGGCTGAGGTGAAAAAGTACAAAGCCCACCAGTGTGGCGACGACGACAAAACCAGGCCTCTGGTCAAGTAG